TTCATCAAGAAGAGAAAGAGGCGAGATAGCAGAAGAATTCTTCTTTTTGATTAAGGGGCCAATCAATTTCGCTAATTGATTACCTTCAGCCTTTGCACTATCGTGCTGGGTTTGGAGGGCACGGCGGCGCTGGTCGAGGTCGAGCACGGCCTGCACATCGGCCTCGGCCGTTTTAAAATTACGTTTGGCGAGGCCGGCCAGCACGCGGGCGGTCTGCTCTTTAAGGACGGAAATTTGCAGCATAATGCAGGCAAAGGTAGTTTTCTAGAAAAGAAGTTAGAATTGCGAAGCAGGAAGCGGGAATGAAGAATTACGGAACGGATAATTCTTCATTCCTGCTTCCTGCTTCGCAGCCCAACCTGTTTGCCGTTTGCCCGTAATGACTTAATATTGCAGCAGCAAGCCGGCCCACGGGGTCGGCCGGGCCAGCCTACCGGGCTAGCCCGCTGCGTAGCCGGCTCAATCAGGTTGCTTTTGGTGGAGCTGCCGGCTACTCTTCTCACACCTCACTCATTTCTTGCTTGTTGCCTGCCGCTTTGTTGGTTGTGTGGCGCTTTGGCGCTTCGTGTTGTTGGGTTCCGGTCTTTGGGCCGGGTCGGCTTCGCATGGCCTTAGGGCTAGCACCTTTCCGCAGCGCATTGGGCTAGCCCCATTCTGATTTCTCCTCCCTACCTATTGTATGTACACCCTCAATGAGCTGAAGGACCGGCTGCTGTCCGACCTCAAAGAAATTGCTGAGCAACTGAACGTTGGCAATTTTAAGCGCCTGAGCAAACAGGATTTGATTTATAAAATCCTCGACCAGCAGGCTATTCTGCCAGCCGACCAGCTACCCGGCAAAAAAGCTGTTGCGCCGGCCTCGGCAGCCCCCGAAGCTACCGCTGTGGCCCCGGCGGCGACCGAAGTAGCGCCGGCTCGTGGTGCCCGTGGCGGGGCCGGCCGCCGCCGGCCCGCGGCCGCAGTGGCCGAGCAGCCGTTCACTGATGTGGCCGTGGCGGCGGCCGAGCCGGTACCCGCCGCGCCCGCGTCCGCAGAAGCTGCTCCGCAGGCTAGCCAAGTGGCTGAGGAAGAAGCACCGCAGCCCACGCGCCTTGAGCGGGTAGAAGCCGACGAGCAAGCCGTAGCCGATGTGTCGGTAGCCACCGAAGAGGCTACCGTGCCGCCCACCGAGACCAACCCCGCCGCCCAGGTACACTCGGCCGAGGAAAGCACGGCCCCCATGCGCCGCGAGCGGCGCGAGCGCGTAGACCGCGCCGGCCGGCCGCTGCCCCGCCGCGAGCCCGGCCAGCCGGCTGCTAGCCCCGAAGCCACGCCCGCTGATACGCAGGCCTTTGCCTCGTCCGATACCGTGGAGGTAGCGGCCGAAGTGCCCGCCGAAAGCTACGCCGACCGCCGCGAAAGCCGCGAGCAGCGCTTCGAGCGCGAAAACCGCGATGGCCGCGAGCCCCGCGACAACTCCCAGCGCCTGGGCCGCAACGACCAGCCGCGCCAGGAGTTCCGCGAAAATCGTGAGCCCCGCGAAGGCGGCAACAACCAAAACCAAAGCCGCTACGCCACCGACCAACCCCGCGAGGCGCGCCCCATCAACGGCAATGGCGCTACCGACCAGCCCCGCCTGAGCCGCGAAGAGCGCTACGCGCAGCGCGAAGCCCAGCGCCAGCAGCGCCGCGAAGAGCGCCAGCGTCAGGGGCTCGAAGGCCAGCCGGCCGGCGAGCAGGCCGCTACTAATCAGCAAATAAACGGGAATCAGCCACCGAATGGGGCTGGCCAGCCGGCCGAAGGCCCGCGCCAGCCGCAACAGCAGCGTCCGGCCCGCGCCCCCGAGCTCGAGCTGGTAGTGCCCGGCTCGGGCACGATGGAGCTGATGCCCGACGGCGGCTACGGCTTTCTGCGCTCGCCGTATTATAATTACCTCACCTCGCCCGACGACATCTACGTGTCGCCGCAGCAGGTGCGGCAGTTTGGCCTCAAGGCCGGCGACACGGTGAGCTGCACCATGCGCCCGCCCCGCGAAAACGAGAAGTATTTTGCCCTCGTGAACGTGGAAGGCATCAACGGCCGCACGGTGGAGGAAGTACGCGACCGGGTGCCGTTCAGCCACTTAACGCCGCTGTTTGCCGACGAAAAACTTAAGCTCTCGACCAAGTCCACCCAGGTGAGCACCCGCGTGCTCGACCTGTTTGCGCCCATCGGCAAGGGCCAGCGCGGCCTCATTGTGGCCCAGCCCAAAACGGGTAAGACGGTGCTGCTGCAGGAAATCGCCAACTCAATTTCGGAAAATCATCCCGAAGTCTATCTCATTATCCTGCTGATAGATGAGCGCCCCGAGGAAGTGACCGACATGGCCCGCTCGGTGAAGGCCGAAGTGCTAAGCTCGACCTTCGACGAAACGGCCGACCGCCACGTGAAAATCGCGGAGCTGGCCCTCGACAAGGCGCGCCGCCTGGTGGAGTGCGGCCACGACGTGGTGATTCTGCTCGACTCGATTACCCGCCTGGCGCGGGCCTACAACACGGTGCAGCCCAGCAGCTCGCGCATTCTGTCGGGTGGTATCGACGCCGGAGCGCTGCAAAAGCCCAAGCGTTTCTTCGGCGCGGCCCGCAATATCGAAGGGCCTGGCTCGCTGACGATTATTGCCACGGCGCTCATCGAAACCGGCTCGAAGATGGACGAGGTTATCTTCGAAGAATTCAAAGGCACCGGCAACATGGAATTGCAGCTCGACCGCAAGCTGGCCAACAAGCGCGTGTTCCCGGCCATCGACATTCCGGCTTCCGGCACCCGCCGCGAAGACCTGCTGATGAGCCGCGACGAACTGAGCCGCGTGTGGGTGCTGCGCAAATTCATGACCGATATGAGCGCCACCGAGGCAATGGAATTTCTCAAAGACCGTATGAAAGGCACGCGCGATAACGAAGAATTCCTACTAGCCATGAACGGCTAGCGCGGGTATAACGCCGTCATTAGCGGGCCAAACACTATCTTCGCAAGCGGGTGGGGTTTGGCCCGTTCTTCGTTTTATACACTTTCTGATGGCTGCTGCACTTTTGATATCTGCCGAGCAAGAGGCTGCGCGCCTCCAGGCGCTGAAGCCGTACAAAGCATTAGAGCACGCACACAATGAAGTATTCGAAGATATAGCCCAGCTGGCCGCCAAGCTTTTTGCGGCGCCAATGGCCCAGGTTTCGCTCGTCGATGCCGAGGAAGTAACCTACCCGGGCAACGTGGGCGACCCGAAGCTAGCCAGCCGCCTGGCCCGCCAGGACAGCATTTGTGCCGTGGCGGTGCATATGCCAGGCACCACTGTTTTTTCTGATTTGCGAACCCAGCCCTGCCACTGGATTAGCAAGGAGGCGCAAAAGGATTTTGCGTTTTACGCTAGCCACCCCATCCAGACGGCTGATGGCCAGCCGATTGGCTCGCTCTGCGTGCTCGACAAAAAGCCCCGCGAGTTTAGCACGAATGAGCAGCTCATTTTACAGCGCCTGGCGGGCATTGCGATGCGTCTGCTCGACCTGGAGCTGGTAGCCGCGCCCGAGCAGGCCCCGGCCCTGTGGGATGCCATCAATGGCCGAATTCAGCTCTCGTTACAGCGCATCGAAACCCTGACGGCCCTGGCTCGCTGGGAGGTATCGCCTGAAACGGCCACGGCGCTGGCCTACCAGGCGTCTATTCACGAGGAGCGCATGCTGATTGTGCAGGATATTGAGTATGAGATATTGGCGGCTTTCGGGCGCCTCGGCGGCCACTAGGCGCCGAGCAGCAGCACGGTGATAAAGGCCGCGCTCAAGCACACCGACGATACCTTATTCATGCGCATGGTCCACTCAAAGTTGGCCAGGGTGGGGTCGTGCCAGGCCAGCCACGCCCAGCGCGAAAACAGCGCCACCACCGGCCCGGTAGCCACCAAAAAAACACCCAGGCTGCGTACTTCGCCGCGCTGCCAGTACGTGAGGGCCATGAGCAGCGCGCCCGCCAGCAGCCCGGCTGCCGCAAACACGAACGTGCCCCGAATGCCCAGCCGCAGGCTCAGCGTGCGGTCGCCACGCCGTGCATCTTCCTGGTGCTGATAGATTTGAGTGAGCGGGTAGGAGCCGCATAGGAAGAGTGTGCTCACCAGGGCTAGCTGCAAATTAGTGGGCTCAAAAAGCTGGGCCGGGCTAGCCCCCGCGCCCACCTGCGCCATCAAAAAGGTGAAAGCTCCCTGGAAAATGACGACCACCACGGTGCTCAGCAGCGGGTATTTTTTCAGGCGAATGCCCTCGTAGCTGTAGGCCCGCGAAATGAGGATGTATACCGTCACCATCGCCGCAAAAGGCCAGCTCAGTAGCAGCGAGGCCACTAGGGCCAGCGTTTCGAAGAGCCACACCAGGTGCAGGAGCTCGGGCGTGACGGGCGGTGGCGCTTTCAGCCCCCCGATGCTGCCCTCGTCGCGGTCGTAATAAGAGTTGTAGCCATTGGAGGCCGGGTACACCAGCAGGTGCAGAATGGCGAACACCGCCGCCGCCCGGCCCCAGCTAAAGGGGGCTTGCAAGGCGCTGAGCCCGAACCAGAACACGGGCATCAGAAACAGCGAAAACGGCAGGCGCAGTAGCGCAAAAGCTCGGCGGTAAGCGGGCAGCATAGGGGCGAAGGTAGGCTAGCCGGCGGGCGCGGTGGGCCAGCCTACCAGGTAGGTTACGCGCGGCCCCCACCAGTGGCGCAATTGCCCGGCCCGCCAGTAGTAGCGCCCGGCCGGGTCGGCCCGGTGGGCCAGGGCCAGCAGCGCCTCGGGCGGGTACATGCGCAGGATGGATACCGTGCCATCCCACATGGTAGCCAGCGGAATAATAGGTAGCAAGTAGGTAAATACCAAGCGGCTGAGCCGAAAGGGTCGGAAAAAAGGCGTTAGCAGCAGCTGCGCTACCGGCAGCACCGTGAGGGCCAGTCCTACTTCGAGCCAGCTTTTGGCCGCACCCTCAAACACGCCCACGCCCTGGCCACTGGCCACGGCATCGTGTAGCAGCGCCTCGGCTTGCGGCGGCGCAAAATGGTGGAAGGCCGAAAAAATAACCCGCAGCCCCGCTAGCCCCGCCGGCACGGCCAGCGCATCGACGGGCGCCGCGTGGCCCTGGATGGCGCCGGCGGTGCGCCGGGCCACGTCGGCCCAGGCGGCGGGCTGGGGGTAGAGGTCGGTGAGGGTGATGGTGGCGGTGGGTAACCCCTGGGCGCGCAGCGCGGCTAGCACCGTTTCGGTGCCGCCGCCGGCGCCGGCACCCAGCTCCAGCAGGTGCGTCTGGTGGGTGTGGCGCAGGCCCTGGGCTAGCAGCGGCGCTACCGGGCGGTAGGTGCCCAGCAGCGAAATCATGAAGCGCAGGTAGTCCATCATCCCGGCCCGGATGACGGCCGGAAACCACGGCAGGTCCTCAAACTCGAATAAATGCCGGCGCAGCTTCACGGCTGGCAAGTACGGCAAAAGCGGCGTATGGGTAGGGCTAGCCCCTAAAAAAACCTGCTGCCAGACGGAGCCCGACAGCAGGTTTAGCTTGACTGCTACTTA
The genomic region above belongs to Hymenobacter sp. BRD128 and contains:
- a CDS encoding class I SAM-dependent methyltransferase, coding for MPYLPAVKLRRHLFEFEDLPWFPAVIRAGMMDYLRFMISLLGTYRPVAPLLAQGLRHTHQTHLLELGAGAGGGTETVLAALRAQGLPTATITLTDLYPQPAAWADVARRTAGAIQGHAAPVDALAVPAGLAGLRVIFSAFHHFAPPQAEALLHDAVASGQGVGVFEGAAKSWLEVGLALTVLPVAQLLLTPFFRPFRLSRLVFTYLLPIIPLATMWDGTVSILRMYPPEALLALAHRADPAGRYYWRAGQLRHWWGPRVTYLVGWPTAPAG
- a CDS encoding UbiA family prenyltransferase, coding for MLPAYRRAFALLRLPFSLFLMPVFWFGLSALQAPFSWGRAAAVFAILHLLVYPASNGYNSYYDRDEGSIGGLKAPPPVTPELLHLVWLFETLALVASLLLSWPFAAMVTVYILISRAYSYEGIRLKKYPLLSTVVVVIFQGAFTFLMAQVGAGASPAQLFEPTNLQLALVSTLFLCGSYPLTQIYQHQEDARRGDRTLSLRLGIRGTFVFAAAGLLAGALLMALTYWQRGEVRSLGVFLVATGPVVALFSRWAWLAWHDPTLANFEWTMRMNKVSSVCLSAAFITVLLLGA
- the rho gene encoding transcription termination factor Rho — its product is MYTLNELKDRLLSDLKEIAEQLNVGNFKRLSKQDLIYKILDQQAILPADQLPGKKAVAPASAAPEATAVAPAATEVAPARGARGGAGRRRPAAAVAEQPFTDVAVAAAEPVPAAPASAEAAPQASQVAEEEAPQPTRLERVEADEQAVADVSVATEEATVPPTETNPAAQVHSAEESTAPMRRERRERVDRAGRPLPRREPGQPAASPEATPADTQAFASSDTVEVAAEVPAESYADRRESREQRFERENRDGREPRDNSQRLGRNDQPRQEFRENREPREGGNNQNQSRYATDQPREARPINGNGATDQPRLSREERYAQREAQRQQRREERQRQGLEGQPAGEQAATNQQINGNQPPNGAGQPAEGPRQPQQQRPARAPELELVVPGSGTMELMPDGGYGFLRSPYYNYLTSPDDIYVSPQQVRQFGLKAGDTVSCTMRPPRENEKYFALVNVEGINGRTVEEVRDRVPFSHLTPLFADEKLKLSTKSTQVSTRVLDLFAPIGKGQRGLIVAQPKTGKTVLLQEIANSISENHPEVYLIILLIDERPEEVTDMARSVKAEVLSSTFDETADRHVKIAELALDKARRLVECGHDVVILLDSITRLARAYNTVQPSSSRILSGGIDAGALQKPKRFFGAARNIEGPGSLTIIATALIETGSKMDEVIFEEFKGTGNMELQLDRKLANKRVFPAIDIPASGTRREDLLMSRDELSRVWVLRKFMTDMSATEAMEFLKDRMKGTRDNEEFLLAMNG
- a CDS encoding GAF domain-containing protein — its product is MAAALLISAEQEAARLQALKPYKALEHAHNEVFEDIAQLAAKLFAAPMAQVSLVDAEEVTYPGNVGDPKLASRLARQDSICAVAVHMPGTTVFSDLRTQPCHWISKEAQKDFAFYASHPIQTADGQPIGSLCVLDKKPREFSTNEQLILQRLAGIAMRLLDLELVAAPEQAPALWDAINGRIQLSLQRIETLTALARWEVSPETATALAYQASIHEERMLIVQDIEYEILAAFGRLGGH